Proteins from a single region of Aureibacter tunicatorum:
- a CDS encoding VTT domain-containing protein — protein MKKWLTTALAILTFILASFILVESLDIQFLKNPDYLQSSNGLIAFGWGTLLLSLDIILPVPSTVILIANGAIFGTALGAAISMLDLMISTSFGILIGSKFTEKTNQWLNEKEKLQAEQFISKWGLIAIIISRSIPMLSETILLMAAAMGLNPRKLAIASFFGYLPGVIIYAYTGAFAATLESSLWSFIAVISISSIFWLFSYFTKSEKAASKQI, from the coding sequence ATGAAAAAATGGTTAACGACAGCACTAGCGATATTAACTTTCATCTTAGCTAGCTTCATCTTGGTGGAATCATTGGATATTCAATTTTTGAAAAACCCAGACTACCTTCAATCTTCCAATGGACTTATAGCCTTTGGATGGGGAACATTATTGCTAAGCTTGGATATTATCTTGCCAGTACCTTCAACTGTGATACTGATCGCCAACGGAGCAATATTCGGCACTGCTCTGGGAGCTGCTATTTCCATGCTAGACTTGATGATTTCAACATCATTTGGAATATTGATCGGAAGCAAGTTCACAGAAAAAACCAATCAATGGCTTAATGAAAAAGAAAAGCTCCAAGCTGAACAGTTCATCTCAAAATGGGGCTTGATAGCCATTATCATTTCAAGATCTATTCCTATGCTGTCGGAAACCATTTTGCTAATGGCAGCTGCTATGGGCTTAAACCCTCGCAAGCTTGCCATAGCCTCATTCTTTGGTTACTTGCCGGGAGTGATCATATACGCTTATACCGGTGCTTTCGCAGCTACACTTGAGTCCAGCTTATGGAGCTTCATAGCTGTAATAAGCATCAGCAGCATATTTTGGCTATTTTCTTACTTCACCAAATCAGAAAAAGCAGCTTCAAAACAAATTTAG
- a CDS encoding VOC family protein → MQLGAFSISLSVKNLETSIIFYEKLGFSAIGGNLDSKYVIMKNDQTVIGLFEKMFEGNMLTFNPGWDQEGNMLKQYDDIRTIQKDLINNGVKLANTIEETTIGPANLMLTDPDGNVILIDQHV, encoded by the coding sequence ATGCAACTAGGAGCATTTTCCATCAGTCTTAGCGTCAAAAACCTTGAGACCTCCATAATCTTTTACGAAAAACTTGGGTTTTCTGCAATCGGAGGAAACCTCGACAGCAAATACGTCATCATGAAAAATGACCAAACCGTGATTGGACTGTTTGAAAAAATGTTTGAAGGCAACATGCTCACTTTCAATCCTGGATGGGATCAAGAAGGTAATATGCTAAAACAATACGATGATATCAGGACAATCCAAAAAGACCTTATCAATAACGGTGTTAAGCTAGCCAACACCATTGAAGAAACCACAATTGGCCCCGCCAATCTTATGCTCACTGATCCGGATGGCAATGTGATATTGATAGACCAACATGTGTGA